The window CTCGAAGAACAATTGGCCGCCGAGCAGACCCTGCTCACCAAAAAGGAAACCCTTCAGCTAACTCGTGAGCGGGACAAGCTGGAGCGCGCCCTGGGTGGCATCAAGGACATGGGCGGCCTTCCCGATATTCTCTTTGTTATCGATACCAATCGCGAAGAACTTGCCATCAAGGAAGCCATTAAACTGAATATCCCGATTATTGCCATTCTTGATAGCAACAGCGACCCAGAGGGCATTACCTATCCGATCTCTGGCAATGACGATGCCATTCGGGCAATCGGCATCTATTGCGACCTGATTTCTGGTGCGGTGATTGACGGCTTGCAGGAAGAACGGCGGGTGTCGGGCGACGACGTTGGTGCCGATGTTGAAGCCGGCGAAGCAGATGAGAAAGCTGTTGCTGAGACGCCCCAGAAAGCTGTTGCTGAGCAGGCGGTCGCCACCGAGGCGGAAAAACCAAAACCGTAACGCCGGCACCTGAATTCCAGGATAAATTTTAATAAAAACAGTAAGTTAAATAAATTATCTTAGAGATAGGTTTCGTCATGTCCAATGTTTCAGCCAAGATGGTCAAGACACTTCGCGAGAAGACGGGTGTCGGCATGATGGATTGCAAGCGCGCCCTTTTAGAAACCGATGGCGATGTTGAAGCCGCGGTCGATTGGCTGCGGAAAAAGGGGATTGCTTCTGCTGCCAAAAAGTCAAGCCGGGTTGCCTCGGAAGGGCTCATCGGCATCGCGATCAATGGGGGCAATGGCGCGATTGTTGAAATCAACGCCGAAACGGATTTTGTTGCTCGCAATGAGGTGTTTCAGGGCTTTGTAAGCAAGGTTGCCAAAACGGCGCTTGGCGAAAACGGCGGCGGCATTGAAGCCTTGCAGCAGGCGAGCCTTGGCGAGGGTAAAACCATCGCCGAAACGCTAACGGAGCTTGTGACGACGATCGGCGAAAATCTGGACCTGCGCCGAGAAGGGGTTCTTCGCGTCGAGCCCGGTATCGTTGCATCCTACATTCACAACGCGATTGCTTCGAATCTTGGAAAAATTGGCGTTCTTGTTGCCCTTGAATCGACCGGGGATGCGGAAAAGCTGCGCCGCCTTGGCAAGACGCTTGCGATGCACATTGCCGCTGCCAACCCGCAAGCCATCACTCTTGACGGTCTGGATGCCAACGCGCTGTCGCGGGAAAGGGAGATTCTTTCCGAACAGGCCCGCCAAAGCGGAAAACCGGAAGAAATCATCGCCAAAATGGTCGAAGGCCGCTTGCGGAAATATTACGAGGAAGTGGTGCTTCTTGAGCAGACCTTTGTTGTCGATGGGGAAACGAAGGTGGTCGATCTCATCGAGGAAGCGGCAAAGGACATCGGTGCACCGGTCCGGGTGGCCGGTTTCATCCGTTTTATGCTTGGAGAAGGTGTCGAACGCAAAGAAAGCGATTTTGCCAGCGAAGTCGCGGCCCAGCTTGGGAATTGAGGCCGGCTGGCGTCTTATGGGCGCGTATGCCATCATTGCCGCGGGTCTTTTCCTTCGGCCCTGAAGGCTTGGTCCGCACAAGGCGTGCGTAGGAAAAAGGCATTGGGCATGGAAGCCGCAACCTCCCCCAAAACATCCATTCTTTATCCGCGTGTTTTGCTGAAGGTTTCCGGCGAAGCACTCATGGGGACCTCAAGCTATGGGGTCGATCCAGCCGCTCTCGAACGTATCGCCACGGACATTGCTGATGTTCACCATATGGGGGTCGAGATATGTCTGGTCGTTGGCGGCGGGAATATCTTTCGCGGTATTTCCGGCGCTGCGCAAGGGCTTGAACGGACCAGCGCGGACCATATGGGGATGCTGGCAACCGTGATCAATGCGCTTGCCGTTCAGAACGCCCTGGAACAACTGAACATTCCCACCCGCGTTCAGTCGGCCATTCCAATGGAAAGCATTTGCGAACCCTATATCCGTCGCCGCGCGGCGCGTCATATGGAAAAAGGGCGTGTCGTCATTTTCGCTGCCGGGACGGGGAATCCATTTTTTACGACGGACACGGCGGCAGCGTTGCGGGCGGTGGAAATGGGTTGCAGCGCAATCTTCAAGGGCACCCAGGTGGATGGCGTCTATAGTGACGATCCCCATAAGGTTCCCGATGCCACGCGGTACGATCGTTTGACATATCTCGACGTTATTTCACGCAATCTGGGGGTCATGGATACCTCGGCAATTTCGCTTGCGCGGGACAATGCGGTTCCCATTGTGGTGTTTTCAATTCACGAGCCCAAAAATTTTGCTCGGGTACTTCAGGGCAAGGGCCGTTTTACCCTTATTGGGGACGAGGAAGGAAGGCAGGGTTCATGACCACAGCCGATCTGAGCGATCTTCAACGGCGCATGGAGGGTGCGTTGGCAGCCTTGGAAAAGGAATTTCGGGGGCTGCGTACCGGTCGCGCGTCAATCACGCTGCTGGAGCCGATTGTCGTCGATGCCTATGGTAGCCCAACGCCGATTACGCAGGTTGGCACGATTGGCGTGCCGGAGCTGCGCATGCTTTCGGTCCAGGTTTGGGACAAGGGCAACGTGAAAGCGGTGGAAAAAGCCATCCGCGAATCCGGCCTGGGCCTGAACCCGATCGCGGAGGGGCAGGTTGTGCGGGTTCCGATTCCGGAACTTACAGAAGACCGCCGAATGGAATTTGCGAAGGTTGCTGGAAAATATGCGGAGCAGGCGAAAGTCGCGGTACGCAACGTACGCCGTGATGGCATGGACGCGTTGAAAGACCTGGAAAAAAATGGGGAAATTTCCAAGGACGAACAGCGTGCCCAGTCGCAGAAAATTCAATCATTGACCGATGATTACATTCATAAGCTCGAAAAATCTCTGGAAGCTAAAACCCAAGAAATTTCACACGTCTAGAAGAATGGAAGCCGTTCCGAATTTAAGCGAGCCTATTTCCATGCCAAAGCACATAGCCATTATCATGGATGGCAATGGGCGCTGGGCTGCAGCGCGCCACTTGCCGCGCGCCATTGGACACAAACGTGGTGCCGAGGCCGTGCGACGGACCGTCAAGGCCGCGAAAAATCTTGGAATTTCTTACTTAACGCTTTTTGGGTTTTCTTCGGAAAACTGGAAACGGTCGCACAGTGAGATCCTGGATTTGATGCAGTTGCTGCGCTTTTACCTGCGCAATGAACTTGAAGAAATGATGAAAAACGGCGTTCGATTGCGCATCATTGGGGATCGCGCCAAGCTCGATCCGGACATTGTTACCCTGATTGAGGAAGTCGAAGCCGCGACAGTGAAGAACACAGGTGTTAACCTTACCCTTGCGCTCAGCTATGGCGGCCGTCACGAAATTGTTGAGGCCACGCGTAAAATTGCCAAAGAAATAGTGGCAGGAAAGATCTCTGCCGAAGATATTTCCGAATCTATGTTCGCAAATTATCTGGAAACCGCGACCATTCCGGATCCCGACCTTATTATCCGGACAAGCGGCGAGAAACGCATAAGCAACTTCCTGCTCTGGCAGTCCGCGTATACGGAATTCGTGTTTCTTGATAAATTCTGGCCGGACTTTACACAGAAGGATGTTGAGGATGCCGTCCGTGAATTCGGAAATCGAGAGCGACGATACGGCGCAGCCGATTCCTAAGGGCGGATCGTCGCTTTTGCGTCGGATTGCATCGGCGGTGGTTCTCGCTCCAGCGGTTCTTGCGGTCGTTTATTTCGGTTCACCCTATTTCGAAATCCTCATGACGCTTGTGGCGGTGGGGCTTGCCTATGAATGGGCCAGGCTATGTGGCGGTGGCGGGGTCCATCCGGCGGGCTGGGCGTTGCTGGCGCTGGTGCTGTTGATCGTTTGTGCGGCCATTGCGGGGCCTGACCGGGTGGCAATCAGTTTGTTGGCTATCGGGGCCGTCAGTCTCTATCTTTTAGGCCGTTTCGGCGAGGGCGCGCAGGTCACATGGCTTGCTGGTGGCGTCCTCTATGTTGCCGCACCTTGTATTGCCTGTCTTTGGCTGCGTGCCGATCCGGAAAGTGGAAGGGCAGTTTTTTTCTGGCTTCTTGGCGTGGTCTGGACGACGGACATTGCGGCATATGCGTTTGGGCGTGCAATTGGGGGGCTGAAACTTGCGCCGCGCATCAGCCCCAACAAAACTTGGGCAGGCCTTGCCGGGGGCGTTTTTTGCGCAGGTTTTGCCGGATGGGCAATTGCTTACGGGTTCGGTTTTCCGCGCCCGGAATGGCTTGGCGCTTTTGGCGCCTTGCTTGCAATCGTTGCGCAAGGTGGTGATCTTGTTGAATCCGCTGTGAAGCGGCATTTTGACGTGAAAGATACCGGGCGGCTCATTCCCGGCCATGGCGGATTGATGGATCGCCTTGATGGCGTGCTGGCCGCCGCACCGGTCGCCGCGCTTGTGAAGCTGTTTACAGGAGACTGGATTTTTCCATGACATTGCAGCAAATGCGAAAACCACAGAATAGGCCGAAGCGGGTAACAATCCTGGGTTCGACCGGTTCGATCGGCTGCAACACTGTGGAATTGCTTGCAGCCAATCCCGAAGCTTATGAAGTCGTCGCGCTAACGGCGAATAGCAACGTTTCCCTATTGGCAGCCCAGGCCCGCCAGCTTGGTGCACGGCTTGCTATCGTCGCCGATCCTGATCGCTATGGCGAATTAAAGGCCGCGCTTGCCGGGACGGATGTCGAAGTGGCGGCGGGCAAAGAAGCGCTCGTTGATGCGGCAACGCGGCCGGCGGATTGGATGATGGCAGCCATCGTTGGTGCGGCCGGGCTTGCGCCTACGCTTGCGGCCATTCGCTGCGGTGGCATCGTAGGGCTTGCCAATAAGGAATGTCTCGTTTGTGCCGGGGACCTGATGCTTGCCGAGATTAGCAAAAGTGGCACAACCCTGTTGCCGGTTGATTCAGAACACAATGCGATCTTTCAGGTTTTGGACATGGAGCATGTCGAAGCGGTCGAGAAGATCACGCTGACCGCTTCCGGAGGCCCGTTTCGAAAATTTTCTTACAAGGCGATGTCGGACGTAACGCCGGAGCAGGCGGTCGCGCATCCAAACTGGGACATGGGCGCGAAAATTTCCGTGGATTCAGCAACGATGATGAACAAGGGGCTGGAACTCATTGAGGCCTTTTACCTGTTTCCGGTAAAAAAAGACCAAATTGATATTCTGGTTCACCCGCAATCCGTGATCCACAGTATGGTGTCCTATACCGATGGTTCCGTGCTGGCACAGCTCGGCATGCCAGATATGCGTACGCCGATTGCTTATGCGTTGGGTTGGCCGGAACGAATCTCAGCACCTTCGCCCCGGCTTGACCTTGCTGCGGTCGGCCAGCTTACCTTTGAAGCCCCTGATTCAGATAGATTCCCGGCGATCAAGCTTGCCCGCCAGTCCTTGCAAAGCGGCGGAGGCGCACCTACAATCCTGAACGCTGCAAACGAGGTCGCCGTTGCAGGCTTTCTTGCCGGCAAGATTGGTTTCCTGGAGATTGCGCGCATTGTTGAGGAAACACTGGAGCACATGGCGGCACCAGAGCTCCATACGCTGGAGGATGTCTTTGAAATGGATGCCAGCGCCAGGCGGCATGCTTCGGGATTAATCTAGCCACAAGGCCTTTATCAGCCATCCATCAGAAACCAACTAGGAATCGAATGCCGTGATCGAGTTTTTTATTGGAATATGGGATTATGTGATCCCATTCCTTCTCATTCTCACGGTGCTCGTTTTTGTCCATGAAATGGGGCATTACCTGGTTGCGCGCTATAATGGTGTGCGCATCGAAACCTTTTCCATCGGTTTTGGGCCAGAACTGTTTGGATGGAACGACAAGGTAGGTACGCGCTGGAAGTTCAGCATGCTGCCCTTGGGCGGCTATGTGAAGATGTTTGGCGAGATGGACCTTGATGAGGAAAGCGACAAACCCCCGCTCTCAGACGAGGAAAAGGAGCTTTCCTTCGTTCACAAGCCACTACACCAGCGAGCTGCCATTGTTGCGGCGGGGCCAATCGCCAATTTCTTATTTGCGATTTTGGCGTTTGCCATTCTTTTTTCTACCTTTGGCCAGCCCTACACCGTGCCTGATATCGGGGGCGTTCAGGCCGGCAGCGCGGCCGAAGCGGCAGGCTTGCGCTCTGGCGATGTTGTGCTGCGGATTGACGGTTCTTCGATCAATCGTTTTGAGGACATCAAACAGGTTGTTGGCCTGAATACCGGCTCTCCGCTAGAAATCATTGTCGAGCGGGATGGCGGGGAAGTGACGGTTGTTGCGACGCCCGAACGGGTCGAGATCACGAATCGCTTCGGGCACGTTCAGACGGTTTCCCGTTTGGGAATCCGCAGTGCCGGCATGAACTATCTTCTCCGGGATCCTGGAACGGCACTTTGGGAAGGAACGAAAGAGACGGTGGCTTTTACAGCGCTAACGCTGAAAGCCCTCGGCCAGATGATTTCCGGAACGCGCGGGGCCGATGAATTAAGTGGCCCGATCGGCATTGCACAAATGTCCGGTGAGGCGGCCCGGGGTGGCTTCGCGACGTTGCTTTGGTTTATGGCCATCCTTTCTATCAATTTGGGACTGATTAACATCTTTCCTATTCCTCTGCTGGATGGCGGGCATCTTTTCTTTTATGGGATCGAGGCCATAATCGGCAGAGCGCCAAGCGCGAAATTGAGGGAGATTGGGTTCCGTCTTGGTCTTGCCATGGTGCTGACCTTGATGGTTTTTGCCACCTGGAATGATCTTTCCCGTCTTCCGGTGGCGGATTATTTCCGAGGTCTTTTCTCTTGATGCATTGGCAACAGGCCGTTGGCTGGAAGTCGTGCGTGTACGTGGCAGCGCTGTTTGCGCTGTTGTTCTTTAATGCCCCTGTGTCGGCGCAGGATTTTCAGACCGGCGAGATGATCGAGCAGGTGAGAATCCAGGGTACGCAGCGAATCGAGCCGGAAACCGTCCACTCCTACATGCTTATTCGCGCGGGCGACAGCTACGACGCCACACGGGTGGACCACTCGCTAAAAGCCCTCTTCGCTACGGGATTGTTTGCCGACATCACGATCCAGAGAGAGGGCAATGCGTTAATCGTTCACGTCGTTGAAAACCCGATCATCAGCAATGTCGTCTTTGAGGGTAACGAGGAAATTGAGGACGAAAGCTTTGAGGAAGAGGCGCAGTTAAAGGCGCTTTCCGTTTATTCCCGGACAAAGGTACAAAGCGACGTTCAACGCATTCTTACCCTTTACCGTCGTCGCGGCTATTTTGCGGCAACGGTTGCGCCAAGCATCATCCAACACCAGCAAAACCGCGTAACTCTGGTTTATCAAATCACGGAAGGTCCGGTCGCCGGCATCCGTCGAATTAGTTTCGTCGGCAATAAAATATTCTCGGACAATAAACTGCGCAGCGTTGTAATAAGCCGCATATGGAAATGG of the Rhodospirillaceae bacterium genome contains:
- the rpsB gene encoding 30S ribosomal protein S2, which codes for MALPTFTMRQLLKAGVHFGHVVRRWNPRMAPYIYGTRNGIHIIDLDQSVPLLYRAMKEVRSVVANGGRVLFVGTKRQASEKIAEEAARCGQHYVNHRWLGGMLTNWQTISRSIRRLKELEEQLAAEQTLLTKKETLQLTRERDKLERALGGIKDMGGLPDILFVIDTNREELAIKEAIKLNIPIIAILDSNSDPEGITYPISGNDDAIRAIGIYCDLISGAVIDGLQEERRVSGDDVGADVEAGEADEKAVAETPQKAVAEQAVATEAEKPKP
- a CDS encoding elongation factor Ts encodes the protein MSNVSAKMVKTLREKTGVGMMDCKRALLETDGDVEAAVDWLRKKGIASAAKKSSRVASEGLIGIAINGGNGAIVEINAETDFVARNEVFQGFVSKVAKTALGENGGGIEALQQASLGEGKTIAETLTELVTTIGENLDLRREGVLRVEPGIVASYIHNAIASNLGKIGVLVALESTGDAEKLRRLGKTLAMHIAAANPQAITLDGLDANALSREREILSEQARQSGKPEEIIAKMVEGRLRKYYEEVVLLEQTFVVDGETKVVDLIEEAAKDIGAPVRVAGFIRFMLGEGVERKESDFASEVAAQLGN
- a CDS encoding UMP kinase is translated as MEAATSPKTSILYPRVLLKVSGEALMGTSSYGVDPAALERIATDIADVHHMGVEICLVVGGGNIFRGISGAAQGLERTSADHMGMLATVINALAVQNALEQLNIPTRVQSAIPMESICEPYIRRRAARHMEKGRVVIFAAGTGNPFFTTDTAAALRAVEMGCSAIFKGTQVDGVYSDDPHKVPDATRYDRLTYLDVISRNLGVMDTSAISLARDNAVPIVVFSIHEPKNFARVLQGKGRFTLIGDEEGRQGS
- a CDS encoding ribosome recycling factor, encoding MTTADLSDLQRRMEGALAALEKEFRGLRTGRASITLLEPIVVDAYGSPTPITQVGTIGVPELRMLSVQVWDKGNVKAVEKAIRESGLGLNPIAEGQVVRVPIPELTEDRRMEFAKVAGKYAEQAKVAVRNVRRDGMDALKDLEKNGEISKDEQRAQSQKIQSLTDDYIHKLEKSLEAKTQEISHV
- a CDS encoding di-trans,poly-cis-decaprenylcistransferase — its product is MEAVPNLSEPISMPKHIAIIMDGNGRWAAARHLPRAIGHKRGAEAVRRTVKAAKNLGISYLTLFGFSSENWKRSHSEILDLMQLLRFYLRNELEEMMKNGVRLRIIGDRAKLDPDIVTLIEEVEAATVKNTGVNLTLALSYGGRHEIVEATRKIAKEIVAGKISAEDISESMFANYLETATIPDPDLIIRTSGEKRISNFLLWQSAYTEFVFLDKFWPDFTQKDVEDAVREFGNRERRYGAADS
- a CDS encoding phosphatidate cytidylyltransferase produces the protein MPSVNSEIESDDTAQPIPKGGSSLLRRIASAVVLAPAVLAVVYFGSPYFEILMTLVAVGLAYEWARLCGGGGVHPAGWALLALVLLIVCAAIAGPDRVAISLLAIGAVSLYLLGRFGEGAQVTWLAGGVLYVAAPCIACLWLRADPESGRAVFFWLLGVVWTTDIAAYAFGRAIGGLKLAPRISPNKTWAGLAGGVFCAGFAGWAIAYGFGFPRPEWLGAFGALLAIVAQGGDLVESAVKRHFDVKDTGRLIPGHGGLMDRLDGVLAAAPVAALVKLFTGDWIFP
- a CDS encoding 1-deoxy-D-xylulose-5-phosphate reductoisomerase; amino-acid sequence: MRKPQNRPKRVTILGSTGSIGCNTVELLAANPEAYEVVALTANSNVSLLAAQARQLGARLAIVADPDRYGELKAALAGTDVEVAAGKEALVDAATRPADWMMAAIVGAAGLAPTLAAIRCGGIVGLANKECLVCAGDLMLAEISKSGTTLLPVDSEHNAIFQVLDMEHVEAVEKITLTASGGPFRKFSYKAMSDVTPEQAVAHPNWDMGAKISVDSATMMNKGLELIEAFYLFPVKKDQIDILVHPQSVIHSMVSYTDGSVLAQLGMPDMRTPIAYALGWPERISAPSPRLDLAAVGQLTFEAPDSDRFPAIKLARQSLQSGGGAPTILNAANEVAVAGFLAGKIGFLEIARIVEETLEHMAAPELHTLEDVFEMDASARRHASGLI
- the rseP gene encoding RIP metalloprotease RseP is translated as MGHYLVARYNGVRIETFSIGFGPELFGWNDKVGTRWKFSMLPLGGYVKMFGEMDLDEESDKPPLSDEEKELSFVHKPLHQRAAIVAAGPIANFLFAILAFAILFSTFGQPYTVPDIGGVQAGSAAEAAGLRSGDVVLRIDGSSINRFEDIKQVVGLNTGSPLEIIVERDGGEVTVVATPERVEITNRFGHVQTVSRLGIRSAGMNYLLRDPGTALWEGTKETVAFTALTLKALGQMISGTRGADELSGPIGIAQMSGEAARGGFATLLWFMAILSINLGLINIFPIPLLDGGHLFFYGIEAIIGRAPSAKLREIGFRLGLAMVLTLMVFATWNDLSRLPVADYFRGLFS